ctttacccaagtggtctgatATCTATTAATCACTCATATAgaaaacatatacatatatatacttgtattGAGTATTTTACAAGACATTGATACGATAGGATTTGTGAGAACGGGCTGCCAAATAACTGGCGAATCCAGTTGAGGGCGAAGAATGGCTAGAAATTGCCAGGAGTTGCAATGATATTGCGCCAAAATTGTACTCTTTTTCAGCGTTGCCTCTTGAGGATGACCATAAACCTCACAAGCAAGAGCTACATAAATAAAATGTAACTGGTATCTAGATTGTCCTAATAGGGAGTAAAGCAAAGATTAATTTCTTGCAGAGAGAACATATGGTAATTTAATCAGCAGATAGACCTCGTATGTTCGTGGTCATCTGACTGCCATAAAAGGACACACAAGCAGAATCATCGCTGTTCAGTTCTCCATGAAATTAGAACCTATATCGATTCCTCTCGTCTGTGGGCCTGAAGTGCTAAATTGGTTCAATCATGCAGCTGTGCAGATGCAGACAGCACTTAATAAAGCACTTCGTTGGCTTCTGCGCGATGAAAGAACAGCAGCAAATGAGCAAGGAAAAGACAACAACGTGCTTAAATTACTGAACAGAGAAGATAACTACATAGGCATAAAATTTGGATCCCACAGATAGCCATTGAAGGAATCTAACAGTGAATACTGATCTTCTTCCAAGTGCAGTGCccgctgttgctgctgctgtggCTGTTGTTTGTTATATTCTTTGAGATCATTAACAGCGCCATCAAACTCAAGAAAATCAGTCAATAGAACTGAGAAAGAGCTGTGGGGATCCGGTGGAAGTTCACATGAACAATTGACTTCCATGGTGTTACCCTTGGCAGAGGCAGAAGGTGCTGCCAGAACTTGGTCCTCCCAACTGCCATCATTCAAAACCTTAAGATCACCACTAAAATTAGTTTGTTTCCCACAGAGCTTTTGATCGTTTGCTGGAGTTTTCATCGCTGTGTCTTGAACAGCTGAAGGAATCGATATGCAGATGTTGTTTCTAACAGCATTAGAGGATTCACTCATTCTTCTCCCgtttttcttgttcttactGGCGATTCTACTGGTCTTGGGGCTTTCTTCTTGTGGGAGAGCAGCGGAATGAATATGGGAATGGCAGTTGATCTGTTGGGGAGGAAGGGTGAGGATGGGTTTGTGGGTGTCGGGATCTATCCCTTTATTTCTGAGTTTTTTGCTGAGATGGGTGTTCCAGTAGTTCTTAATCTCATTGTCTGTGCGACCTGGTAGCCTCCCTGCAATGAGAGACCACCTATTTCCAAGAAGGGCATGCAGCTTAAGGATGAGATCCTCCTCATCTGACCCAATGTTTCCTCTCTTTATATCTGGCCTCAGGTAGTTCATCCATCTCAGCCTGCAACTCTTCCCACATCTCAACAGCCCTGGAGAGAGAGtttgagagagaaatgaaaataatttacaGAAGGATTAGGAACGTgaactttttgcttttttgaaaatgatgcatCATAAAAGTGTACCTGCTTTCATGGGCAAGGATCTCCAGTGACCTTCACCTTGACACTGAATGTAGCTTCTCAGCAGTTCATCTTCTTTAGGAGTCCAAATGCCTCTCCTAAGGCCTTCTTTTGAGCAGCAGGGGGCTCTACCcatctccctttctcttcttcagacgttgtgattaagaaatcagaagCACCAGCTCTACAAACTCTTGCCAGTTGCAGCCTATTTCATGCGTTGGACTTCACTCATGCCGTTCATGGCACCATTAATTCCTTTACTGAATAAAGGAGTTGTTTATTTATGTGTTCTCCTTGGAATTGTGGAAACATTTTGAATCAGAACCAACCACCATTTACGAGGGAcatgaaatccaaattcatccaTGCACATCTCTATTTCACCTTCTTGATCATGCCTTTCTGTTGAGTTTGGATCTGGAAGGTTTTGTTCATATCAAGAACGACAGACCATAACAAATGTCTGATTACAACCCTAATTATGAGCAGAGAGTATGAAGAAGGTAACCAAAGCATTCTgagaatatgaatctgaatctgggGTTATAAGAACATGCATTAGAAATGCTCCCTGTACTTgcttgaacaaaaaagaaacgaaCAAACGTTCTATCCATGGATCAGGTTGCAGGTGcgacatttttcaaaagaataaagGTGCAGgtgtgagatatatatatatatagacacacacacatacacacacacacacacacacaaattggTAATTTTCAAACCATTAGGTGCTAGACCCATAAATCTTAGCTatctatcatatatatatatatatatatatatacacacacacacacacaaattggTAACTTTCAAACCTTTAGGTGCTAGACCCATAAATCTTAGCTATCTATCATTCTAAGATTgatggttgaaaaaaaaggaaaagaattgtTAAGTAGAGCTAGATGACTTTAATactctgtttccttttttctatttaattttcTCCCAAACACCCATCATAAAAACATGGATGGGCAAGATGATTTCTTACAGGCCTGGTACTTTTATTAATGATTCAACCAAAAGAGGAGCAAATTGTTGGTTGCCATACTCCATCCAACTCCTTTGAACTCAGATGCAGTGACTGCTTTGAAAAGCCGGGGTGACTTGAGTAATATCTGAATGAAGGACAGATAGTGGAACAGTCCCTTGGCTGCTCTTTCTAGACTTACGACCTGAACTTTGTAGGTACTTGGCAATTGCACCGGTGGATCGCTGCAAGTCTGCAACTACTGAATTTTCAGAAGTGCCGGAAAGATCTCACGTGGTGATGCTTCTTGAGATGGATCTTCCTGTAAAACTTAGCATTAAGCACAGGCAGTCAAGCTACGCCCGCCTGTGGAAAATAGTGGGAAGATAAAAGTGGGTCCATCTTTGTGCATAGGTGCgtgcatgcatgtgtatgtgtgtgaaagagagaaagataataATACCACAAGGAAGAGTAGTGCCCATAATAGGAGACACACCTCATCTCATGCCCTTTAGCAGACCAACTACGCTATGCTCCttggagaagagagagatagagacagagagaaagagagttgtAGCAATTCAATTGATTCCCCAATAAATGTGCGGCTGAAATTTGTGAATTAGCTTTaagttttctttcaaaacattTCTGGAAGAATGTCCATGCAGACCGtccggagctagaaatttcggGCAAAAGATAGTAATCTTCAATTAAAACTCTTGAACCTCTTTCATGTGAACGGTTGTAAAGGAGCAACTGACGTGTAACTAAATAAAAGGTCTTTATGGTATTAATACGAAACAATTATGGGCTGCTGTGGGCAATGCAGATGTGACCTGCAATAGCAGAAAAAGTTAAACCAGGTTGCAGGTGAATCACGTTTACCCACTGTCCACGGTTCATCTTTATAAGTTCAGTAAATTTTATATTGCTAGCTCATGTCGAAACCAAGTTTTATTAtttccataaaagaaaaactggCATCATTTAGACCTTCAACTTTAAGCTTTCAGACATGAGCCATACTTCTTAGAACACTTGCAATAATATCCAAGACAATTTTGTAAGAACTCACAAAATCAGACTTATGACAGTCAGCGCAGGTTTAGGAAGACTCTACAAAATTGATCTCTTAGCATGTTCATGTTATGTAAATGCGTAAATTATAAGCAGGCTAAAATATTGTAGCTACGAGCATAAACGGGCTTTAAAGAAGGAACTGGATCATACTATCTTGTCAAGAATACTGCATCAACTACTGAAAAACCAGATATGCACTATTTAACAAAATCTGATTTGTATCTAATTTATAATatggagtatatatatatatatatatatatatatatatatatatatatatatatatataaatttaaccGGGAAAACCCTACGAGTAAAAGGTTCCACCATGAAGAGATAAAATTAATACATAGTAGGTCTTTCCGCTTCCTTTCAATCGAAAACAGCAAATTCACAAAGCATAAGCTTTCAGGCAAAGCTGTCACACTCCaacccttttgaccctcaattttttttttctaaatataaaacattaaggtgcgacgacacaacaattcaaaatgagatgaaaCAGCAATTCAAAAcgatggggcaagctttccattatataagaATTTCAGTTCAGCTGTAGATATaaaaatgcctcaaaatcaCAGCACTGATGCCTAGAGCTATCTTGGGGCTTGTGTGGATGACTGCCCACCCATCTCGTGTGCACACTTGTAAAAGTTTTGTTGTAATGATGTTGGATTTAGGCACATCAGATCCAAACTAATGCCCTGCAGCCCTACATGCATCCAACCCATTGCAACAAGATGTTCACTTCCCTATAAGGCTGTaactaaaaatttctggttcgGTCTCACCCAATTCCAAAGAGGCTGTCTTTCTTCCCAATTGcttctcttatctttttcccCTTgaactcttcttcttccttcttttcgtGCCCACACACAAGGATGCCCTAAGGGGTGGACACAGTTAGCTGAAGCAATGGCTTGTAAGTGGTCAATTTCTAGTGCTCATTCTTTGAGAAAGTCAAAGCCAGCCACGGACATAGCAGTGAGAAGGGCCGGGCATCGGGCTGCCGGGGTTGATAGGAAGTCGAGGTTGGCCCGATTTTAATAAAACATGcacaaaatataatataaaatctaaaaaatataatatataaatataattaactataataaaatatatatttttcaaaaaacataatattttaaataagttaTTGTACCCGCTCGAGCCAGACCAATGTGGCCCGATAATTTATTAGGCCGgtccaatttcaaaatttaggaCCCAGATCTGGGCCTGAGCCCAACAAGAGAATGACCTTGGGGGTGAATTTAGACGGGGGAGGCACAAGGTCTCTTCCtatggttttcttttctcccaAGTGACATGGCAGATGCAAGGATGGGAGGGGCGGCAGGCCAcatctcatttttaaaatttgaaaaatttacatgtaaaatttataaaattttttgttgaacatatataaaaaaaaatgaaaaaattatatttcagaccctgctaaaattttgaaagagtGTTTGGGCCTCTACAATAAAAAATTCCTGACTTTGTCCCTCCTTAGCTTCCAGTCTTTTTTTGGTGCCTttcacaccaaaaaaaaaaaaaaaaaaaagttttgcccctttttctttttggattgtgtttttcttttcgattTTGTTGAATAGGAAAAGGCATCGCATACAATAAGCATGCCgcaaagcataaaaaaaaaggcaaaaccaGTTGGGTCCCCTTCTCCTttaggctggacccgacccaataATATGTTTCCTAACCTTAAACATGACTTTTATGCCATAAATGAGTATGAAATGGCAAACTTTGGAGTGCGAGCAGCGTAAGTAATAAAGTTAAACAAGGCCCAATCCAGTGAAGCTGAATTTCACTAGTCTCAAGATATGAAGTAGGCCAATTGTGTCCGTCTCATTACGTTTTATTGGAATATAGTGATTCTGTCAGTAGTTAGGAGGCTCTGAATCCCTGTTTTCTTTTATCTACTTAATACTTTCCGCTGGAAGATTATTTTCGCTCGGGTCTCACATTTCTGGTTGTTTGGTCTATACAGGCCGCACTCGGATTGGAATTGGCTTTGAATAATGGATTCTTTGCGTGCCTTTTATTGTTGGTTCTCTGCTTTTTTAATTCAAGTTTGTCAAAACTACTGGACTTTTCTTATACTTAATTTTGATGTCATTCAAAGTCTCAAAAAATGACAATTTGGAGGCAAAACCACATTTTccggacacacacacactatatatatatatatatgtgtgtgtattattctttttccttcGCTTGTCTTCGAACCCATAATCTTCGGCTATAAATGGTGCATATCTCTTAAGATGAGAAgtattgaattgaaaaatcattCCTAAATGAGACCGATTTTAACACATTttggagagagagcgagagagagagctttaACATAGCGTTGGACCCAGGAGGCATGGGGAAGGGAATGGGGGTGGGCCTTCAGCTCTCTTTTCATGATGCCTGAACTAAGATGGACAGTAGATGATTGAAGTGAGTTGATTATTGAATGGTTGCCAAATCAATTCGTTTTGGTAAAGATTCAGAATACCAAGTGtcgatttttaaaatatttttaagatttttatttctttttagtaatttatatatagttcattttttccaaagccaattgtttttaattttttgctatttattGTGCAAAAAATTGCTGAATCTGCCAATTCAATTGATCTTTAAAACTGTTTTCTACAacagtcaaagagaatatcaggGCACGCCATgtctgtgcgtgtgtgtatattgttgtgaactgaaaaaaatatatatgtgaaaaCTACGTATCCTGATATTGTAGATCCTAAGAACAACTTGATCATTGGACAGTAAAGTATCATATTgttataacaatatatatattgaaaaatatcatgagatttttTCCTTGTTGAGATTTGATTGGAGTGGGGAGAGGCAAATATTACAATAACATTTTTGGCCCCCAAACAAGATGTTAGAACAGCAAAAGAACTACAAAAATAAGTCATCACAGCAAGTTTAAAAGCTGCAAGATTACAATGAACAAGGCCAACGGTAATTGGTAGACGACATTTTCGAGAGGCGCCCTTTCATCGGCTGCGAATTCAATCCATGCCTTTTGGAGTGGAATTTGGCAGGCGACCTTTCTTCTACCATGGCATGtaaattctttttttcatcAATGTGACCATCTGCGATAAGCACCTTTAGCAAGCAAAGTATTGCTTAGTTTATTGCGATCGATGTCCAATGGAGATGGCAGACTGTGGCCCATTCTTGGCAGCCATGAAGGACGTCAAGGTGAAACAGCATTGTCATCAttgctgaaaaagaaaaaagggacaCAGtgcaagaaaaaaggaagagcaGTTCCATAAAGTGTGCAATTACAGTTTCTGTCACATTTAAGCGACCTACAGTAAACgaattcagaaaaagaaaaggcaaccAGGACCAGACGTGAAAGCAAATTATTTACCCTAAATAATTGCATAGGATTGAGGTTGGGAGCTGATCAGGAAGGCGCTAGAGGAGAGGGAAACAATAAAAGGGGAAGTAGAAGAGAGCAACCACATGCACAGCGATCGGGTAGTCTCCTTTTCATGCAGTGTGGTAGTGCCTgctagagagagtgagagagatagagatgggAAGGGCTCCATGTTGCTCAAAAGTTGGGCTTCACAGAGGACCATGGACTGCTAGAGAAGATGCATTGCTGACCAGGTATATAAAAATTCACGGAGAAGGCAATTGGAGATACCTCCCCCTGAAAGCAGGTCATttattctttcctttccttattTATGTTTGTGTTGTGCGTGTTCATTCTTGACTGTGCTTCTGCACTTGTTCAGTTATTTCcacttcattttcttcaatttatagGTGTTTATTAGGTGCAAGTACACTTCTTTGgtgtttctcttttcatttttgtcaagttatgtagGTACAACAGTATGTTTTTCAGAGCCATGGATtgtcttctttcatttcttcaatatggTGTAGACAGTGTGTTTTAGAGTCATGGCTTGTCTACTTTTCAGCCTTCTTCAGTTCAATCAGTTTataattcctctctctctctctctctgcgcaGGGCTGTTGAGATGCGGGAAGAGTTGCAGGCTGAGATGGATGAACTACCTAAGGCCGGACATAAAGAGAGGAAACATTAGCTCTGATGAGGAGGAGCTCATCCTTAAGCTGCACGCTCTTCTCGGCAACAGGTGGTCTCTCATTGCCGGCAGGCTGCCAGGTCGCACCGACAATGAAATCAAGAATTACTGGAACACCCATCTCAGCAAAAAGGTTAGGAATGAAGGAATAGATCCCTACACCCCCAAAGCACGCACCCACCTcacccctcctcctccttctccgccTTCCCCACAGCAGAAACTCATCCACTTAAAGGGGAAAGGCACAGCTTACACCACCAACAACGTTAAGGTCTATGCTCCTCGGGCGACTAGAGTCAGACCAAGCGTCCTACCACCATGGATGCTTGCACAAGCAAAATCGAATAGCGATGATCTAGAAACTAACGGAGGTGATCATGGCTGCTACTCCGtgtctcctcctcctcctctgatGAATTCGGTGGATGGTGGTGGCTGTGGGGACGCAGGGGTGCTCAGTGGGGTCGGCCATGAATTGCTTCCATGGGAGTACTCCGGCGGCCATGAAGCAAGTCTGGATGAAGCAATGGCCGACACGTTTGTCCGGCTTGAGGAGGAGGAGAGCCCTACGGCGGTGGTCGGTGGAGAAGAGCAACAGCTGCAGCACATGCAACTGCAGGGCACCTGCTTGGAAGAGGAAAGCCTTCTTTTGGATTCCTTCATTCGATCCCTCCTGGAATGATCATCACTTCAGTCTGATGTACTAAAGCAGAGAATAATTCAAACCCGCCCTCTTTTTcctcattttgttttctccCCAACTGAATCTGAGGCTCAAATCTTTCTCAATCGAGCACATTTGTGGAAAAATGCTGCACATTCGGTGGCCGCCATAACTGAGACAAGAAACACACTTTCTGTATTAATAATTAGAAGGGAATCGAGGTACTGTAACTACTCGGAGGATAATCTTTATCCATCTCTTGTATTCATGTACGTCCCTGAGGAGCTTCGAGTTATTTCAAATACGGAATTGTCAATTCTTTGAGAGTGACCCTTCATTTCAGAAGGAAGGTCAAACGCAGTTTGAGACTTTCGACTGTCCCACTCTTTTAGTTGAAAGAAATAGATGTTCTCTTCGTTGGAGTATCAATTTCAGTGGGCGATTGCTGTCCCACCTGACGCTCAGCAGTCGGGTCAATGCATCATCGCCCATTGCTTCCTTTCAGGTTTGGTTTTCCCCCTCCTTTTACAAGCTCCTTTCCGTCACTTGGCCTgccctctcttccttcctcgCTGGCTTCTTTACCACATACAATTATTGATTGACCTTaaaaacttcttatttttatgttaatatttctgagtaatatatatatatatatatatatatatatatatatatatatatatatatatattagtgccctttagtcaaaattttaagttttatacCTAAATGATTAAAACAccctatctttttttttccttgattttcttttattcatcCATGAAAAGATCAAGACTTAAAATGTTTGCTTATGAGCCTAGCACCTATAGGTCTGGTACTTGTATAGGATCCATAAAGAAGAGTTACTTATTAATAAAAGTATAAATTAGgcatagtgtgtgtgtgtatgtttgtttttttaagagGGTGCGGTAGGAATCAACAGACCTTAGGAAGCAAAGCCTTATAAATAAGTTCTTACTTCTTtatcaaaattcaattttattttcaagtcGTTTACATCAATCTGTAGTCTAgatgcatatacatatgtaaGATTGTATAAACCAAATAGTTTGCTTGCTACAAATCGTACACTAGAGCATGTTTTCTAAGTTAATAAAATCTTTGTAAAGTCTAAACTCTTGAACAATTGAAATGTCTTGAGCTTTTGCTTCTACAGGTTAAGAAAATAAAGCTTGAAAAGTTTGTTCTTGTTAAATAAAGTATGTAAGGTCCCACAAATTTTGTTCTGACTCTCCAACACAGAATGTGTGGATGAAAATTGCCGAAGCTTACTGAATTGAATTTGATGTGTGAATTGAATTTAATTTATGAGGATTTCAATTTACAGTTTTAGCGTTCTCGCCCAATGAATCCACTCGGAACATGGAAATTCATGCTTCAAAAAGAATCAACGAATAACACTGCGATTAATTTCCCTTCgttaatttttcatatatactgAGTCTGTATTAATTTagttattcaaaaatttaaaaagtaataTCTTTCTTACAGTAACAAAAGGTAATCGGACTCCATTATTGGTCAATCAAAAGTATATAAGAATCAATGAAGCTTTTCTGGTGAAAGTACGTTAAAGAGCTCTGAACCATCCACCTTTctcaccatcttcttcttcccctcttttCTGCCGTGGTTGTTGGAGAGCAACAGAAATTCTTGAGAAGAAGTCTACGATATAAATCATGGCAGATAGTATCGTACTATCGTCAATGAGAGGCGGAGTTAGGAATTCTTTTTACTGGAGAAACTAAATTTGATAaatgctgaaatataatttttgacatttttatgtatgcaaaatggaaatttttaaaaattacatattcattttttatataggtGCTTCCATTTATGTACTAGTAACAGGATTTTTTTGGAAACTTCTCATCCAAATAAAGTGTCATTTTTGGGGTGGCAGGTCATGTGTTCGGGTCTTAATCATGCAtgttaaaattagaaaatgacaaacaatTCCGTTCATGtgttaaaaaattacattttcaCGTAGAATGATTGAATtgtctatctttttctttttgactaaATGCCAAAAAATGCCGCTCACCCCAAAAAGTAGAACATTGGGACGTTCCTGTTAGGCGCCGACATTTTGACCATAATTTACATTTATGGGTTAATATTGGAAATTATGATTATTACTAATTTCTGCTTAACAAA
This window of the Nymphaea colorata isolate Beijing-Zhang1983 chromosome 2, ASM883128v2, whole genome shotgun sequence genome carries:
- the LOC116247551 gene encoding transcription factor MYB123-like, with product MGRAPCCSKEGLRRGIWTPKEDELLRSYIQCQGEGHWRSLPMKAGLLRCGKSCRLRWMNYLRPDIKRGNIGSDEEDLILKLHALLGNRWSLIAGRLPGRTDNEIKNYWNTHLSKKLRNKGIDPDTHKPILTLPPQQINCHSHIHSAALPQEESPKTSRIASKNKKNGRRMSESSNAVRNNICISIPSAVQDTAMKTPANDQKLCGKQTNFSGDLKVLNDGSWEDQVLAAPSASAKGNTMEVNCSCELPPDPHSSFSVLLTDFLEFDGAVNDLKEYNKQQPQQQQQRALHLEEDQYSLLDSFNGYLWDPNFMPM
- the LOC116247552 gene encoding transcription repressor MYB6-like, translated to MGRAPCCSKVGLHRGPWTAREDALLTRYIKIHGEGNWRYLPLKAGLLRCGKSCRLRWMNYLRPDIKRGNISSDEEELILKLHALLGNRWSLIAGRLPGRTDNEIKNYWNTHLSKKVRNEGIDPYTPKARTHLTPPPPSPPSPQQKLIHLKGKGTAYTTNNVKVYAPRATRVRPSVLPPWMLAQAKSNSDDLETNGGDHGCYSVSPPPPLMNSVDGGGCGDAGVLSGVGHELLPWEYSGGHEASLDEAMADTFVRLEEEESPTAVVGGEEQQLQHMQLQGTCLEEESLLLDSFIRSLLE